A region of Ferruginibacter albus DNA encodes the following proteins:
- a CDS encoding xylulokinase: MNKTLLLGIDVGTSSIKVSIVDALSQRNIVSVTYPDNTEREIRLPFQHWAEQSPLQWWSDVKAAIIRANQTNLYSPADIKAIGISYQMHGLVIVDEKNNVLRDAIIWCDSRTEKQAEKGLSVIGAERSLSHLLNFPGNFTASKLSWVKDNEPGIYNKIDKILLPGDYIAMQLTDRVTTTISALSEGVFWDFKQQQLSEDILQAFGFDKKLIPSLHSVFSSHGNITATAAKELNLPEGIPVTYKAGDQPNNALSLNVFEPGEIATTAGTSGVIYAVNDSLAYDKLSRVNTFAHVNHTNENNRLGVLLCINGAGISNRWIKNLVDENLSYQQMNEMASSVSIGADDLLFLPFGNGAERMLCNKQLSAEFNNINLNKHSKAHLFRAVQEGIAYAFRYGLDIMRENGMQTKVVKTGKANMFLSKVFAEAFVNATGLSLELYNTDGSVGAALGAGVGLGIYKTPQEAFAKLELLETIHPDKEKVSAYNKVYEKWKAALEKQMK, encoded by the coding sequence TGCACTTTCACAAAGAAATATTGTGTCGGTTACTTATCCGGATAATACAGAACGTGAAATTAGATTACCGTTCCAACATTGGGCTGAGCAATCTCCTTTGCAATGGTGGAGCGATGTAAAAGCGGCTATTATAAGAGCAAATCAAACAAATTTATACTCACCTGCAGACATAAAGGCAATCGGTATTTCTTATCAAATGCATGGATTGGTGATTGTAGATGAAAAAAATAATGTATTACGTGACGCCATTATTTGGTGCGATAGTCGCACGGAAAAGCAAGCAGAGAAAGGGTTGTCAGTAATTGGCGCAGAAAGATCATTATCACATTTATTGAACTTTCCCGGCAATTTTACTGCCTCCAAACTGTCATGGGTAAAAGATAATGAACCCGGTATATATAATAAGATCGATAAAATATTATTGCCGGGCGATTATATTGCCATGCAACTAACGGATAGGGTTACCACAACAATATCAGCGTTATCAGAAGGAGTGTTTTGGGATTTTAAACAACAACAATTATCTGAAGATATTTTACAAGCTTTCGGATTTGATAAAAAGCTAATCCCTTCTTTACACTCGGTGTTTTCTTCGCATGGAAATATTACAGCAACAGCAGCAAAAGAATTGAACTTGCCGGAAGGAATTCCGGTAACTTATAAAGCCGGCGATCAACCAAACAATGCCTTATCATTGAATGTATTTGAGCCTGGTGAAATTGCAACTACAGCAGGAACAAGCGGTGTTATCTATGCTGTAAACGATTCATTGGCTTACGATAAACTTTCAAGAGTTAACACATTTGCGCATGTTAATCACACTAATGAAAATAACCGCTTGGGAGTGCTGCTTTGTATCAATGGCGCAGGTATCAGTAATCGCTGGATAAAAAACCTGGTGGATGAAAATTTGTCTTACCAACAAATGAATGAAATGGCTTCTTCTGTTTCTATTGGAGCCGATGATCTGCTGTTTCTTCCTTTCGGGAATGGAGCAGAACGAATGTTATGTAATAAACAATTAAGTGCTGAATTCAACAATATCAACTTGAATAAGCACAGCAAAGCACATCTGTTCAGGGCGGTGCAGGAAGGAATAGCGTATGCATTCCGTTATGGTTTGGATATTATGCGTGAGAATGGCATGCAAACAAAGGTGGTTAAAACAGGTAAGGCAAATATGTTTTTAAGTAAGGTATTTGCGGAAGCATTTGTAAATGCTACAGGTTTGAGTTTGGAATTATATAACACAGATGGCAGTGTGGGTGCTGCGTTAGGCGCAGGTGTAGGTTTAGGGATTTATAAAACACCACAGGAAGCATTTGCGAAACTGGAGCTCTTAGAAACAATTCATCCTGATAAAGAAAAAGTATCGGCATATAATAAAGTATATGAAAAGTGGAAGGCAGCATTAGAGAAGCAAATGAAATAA